The nucleotide sequence GATGGTGTGGTAGAGCTGGCGGGCGTGAAATTCGTAGAAAATATCGGAGACGATGTCTTCGGCAATGGCCTTGGACGACACAAAGCGCACGGCATGACTGCACAGCAGAGCGTGGTAGCAGTGGAAAAGGCACTGAATGCCCTCATTGGGGTCGTTCTGGAACGCTTGCTGAATTATTTTTTCGGATAAATCGGTTTCCGAAAACCCCTCATGATTGACAGGAAGTGGCGTGGAAACGGATTTGTTCGGTAGCGATTTCTCCGGGATGTGATAGTATTTTTCCTGCATTAGGGTACCCTGCTTTTAGAAAAAGAAAACGTACTATTCAAATATTGTTATTCCGTATTTATTAGCAAGACGATTCAGCCGGGCTAATTACTTAGTCTTGTACAGGATATTTTTAAAACTAGCTTCGGATAAATACCTGACGGTAAACCGGAGCCCTCAACCCCACTTTCCAATCCGCTGAAACAAGGGGTACCTGCCTATTTTATCGTCTGATAGTAAAAGGTGAATAAAAACAGAATCATATGAACAGAAGAAATTTCGTGAAGGCAGGGGCCCTGGGCGCGGCGGCGGGCATCTCGTTTATTCCGTCCCGGACCATCGGTAAATCGCTGGGACACGTAGCCCCCAGCGACAAAGTGAACCTGGCCTGCATTGGGATCGGCAACCGGGGTGGAGAAATCACCAGAGCTTTGCACGCCACGGGCCTGGCCAATATCGTGGCCTTTTGTGATGTGGACATGGGAGCACCGCATACCTTGGCCGTATTGAAGCAGTTTCCGGACGTACCCCGTTTTCAGGATTTCCGGGAGATGTTTGATAAAATGGGCAAAAACATTGAGGCCGTGAGTGTGGGGGTACCCGATTTTTCTCACTTCCCCATCACCATGCTGGCCATGTCACAGGGCAAGCACGTGTACGTGGAAAAACCCATGGCCCGTACCTTCAGAGAAGTGGAGCTGATGATGAAAGGTGCGGCGAAATACAAGGTAGCTACCCAAATGGGGAACCAGGGACACTCAGACGCCAACTATTTTCAGTTCAAAGCCTGGACCGACGCCGGCATTATTAAGGACGTCACCTCCATCACGGCCCACATGAACAGCCGCCGCCGCTGGCACGACTGGGACCCCAAAATGACACATTTTCCGAACGGCGAGCCGATTCCGAAGACGCTGGATTGGGATACCTGGCTCATGACGGCGCAAGAACACGATTATCAGAAGGATTTTGTCAACGGACAGTGGCGCTGCTGGTACGACTTCGGCATGGGTACCCTGGGCGACTGGGGCGCGCACATCATCGATACGGCTCATCAGTTCCTGAACCTGGGCCTGCCCTACGAAATTGACCCGGTGATGCTGGAAGGGCACAATCCGTTCTTCTTTCCGATGTCTACCTCGCTTTCGTTCAAGTTTCCCAAGCGGGGTACCATGCCGCCGCTGGAAATCAACTGGTATGACGGCTTGACCAATATTCCGAGTGTTCCGGCGGGCTATGGCGTATCGGAAATTGACCCCAACATACCCCCACCCAGCAATGGGAAATTGCAACCAGCCAAACTGAATCCGGGCAAGATCATTTATAGCAAGGAGTTGACCTTCAAAGGTGGTTCGCACGGGAGTACCCTGTCCATTATTCCAGAAGAGAAAGCCAAAGACATGGCCTCAAAGTTACCGGAGGTACCCGCGAGTCCATCCAACCACTTTGCCAACTTCCTCAAAGGCTGCAA is from Salmonirosea aquatica and encodes:
- a CDS encoding Gfo/Idh/MocA family oxidoreductase, whose product is MNRRNFVKAGALGAAAGISFIPSRTIGKSLGHVAPSDKVNLACIGIGNRGGEITRALHATGLANIVAFCDVDMGAPHTLAVLKQFPDVPRFQDFREMFDKMGKNIEAVSVGVPDFSHFPITMLAMSQGKHVYVEKPMARTFREVELMMKGAAKYKVATQMGNQGHSDANYFQFKAWTDAGIIKDVTSITAHMNSRRRWHDWDPKMTHFPNGEPIPKTLDWDTWLMTAQEHDYQKDFVNGQWRCWYDFGMGTLGDWGAHIIDTAHQFLNLGLPYEIDPVMLEGHNPFFFPMSTSLSFKFPKRGTMPPLEINWYDGLTNIPSVPAGYGVSEIDPNIPPPSNGKLQPAKLNPGKIIYSKELTFKGGSHGSTLSIIPEEKAKDMASKLPEVPASPSNHFANFLKGCKGEEKCRSSFEIAGPLSQVFNLGVLAQRLNTKLLFDRETQRITNNPLANFLLAGAAPRKGWEEYYLL